A window from bacterium encodes these proteins:
- a CDS encoding MlaD family protein, which translates to MGKKVKETLVGIFIVVGVVLFIVIYTWLTGRIGMRNTREVKVYYSDVGGLRVGDPVLIYGIEKGKIRSLTIENARVLVVVSVSKDIPIPEDSKFSLRSVSYLGGDKYVKITPGVSAKPGTVFEGEGESFDLESIASELKNAIAAIQDFKMPDMSNVGDQIAVVVDKNVKSLALMVAEPTERLGTLIARMDSVTAMMKGEGTIGQLLRSDDLYQELRETNQSLKALVDDIKANPKKYLDVKLF; encoded by the coding sequence ATGGGTAAGAAAGTCAAGGAAACACTGGTCGGCATTTTTATCGTTGTGGGCGTTGTGCTGTTCATAGTCATCTACACCTGGCTTACCGGTCGCATCGGCATGCGCAACACCCGGGAAGTAAAGGTGTATTACAGCGACGTGGGCGGTTTGAGGGTGGGCGACCCCGTGCTGATATACGGTATTGAGAAGGGAAAGATAAGATCGCTCACCATTGAGAACGCCAGGGTATTGGTGGTGGTGTCGGTCAGCAAGGATATACCGATACCGGAAGACTCTAAATTCTCGCTCCGGTCGGTCAGCTACCTGGGCGGCGACAAGTATGTTAAGATCACGCCGGGCGTAAGCGCGAAGCCCGGCACGGTTTTTGAAGGCGAGGGCGAATCCTTCGATCTTGAATCCATAGCAAGCGAGCTTAAAAATGCGATCGCCGCGATCCAGGATTTCAAGATGCCCGACATGAGTAATGTTGGCGATCAGATTGCAGTGGTCGTTGACAAGAATGTTAAGAGCCTTGCCCTGATGGTCGCGGAGCCGACCGAACGGCTGGGTACGCTCATCGCGCGGATGGATTCGGTTACGGCCATGATGAAAGGCGAAGGGACGATCGGGCAGCTTCTGAGATCCGATGACCTTTATCAGGAACTGCGCGAGACCAACCAGTCGCTTAAAGCCCTGGTCGACGACATCAAAGCCAACCCCAAGAAATATCTCGACGTTAAACTTTTCTAG
- a CDS encoding biotin--[acetyl-CoA-carboxylase] ligase yields MIIGSKLYYEDEVDSTNIYAKSLLKTASDGTIVLADLQTAGKGRLDRPWYSPVGGIWMSVILKPEKPNLIPVLTSVSLCETFMTYDILLGLKWPNDVTLNKKKVAGILCEVVDQSVIVGIGLNLNIKEFPPELRHTATSVFIETKKSFDKMAVFQMLCKEIDYNYMMLKGDHVSHLLTKWRHYTIMLGKDVMIELPGRKVTGRVLDISSDGGLVIMKPDNTIERILAGDCQLVSMEKATRDDHAKPGT; encoded by the coding sequence ATGATCATCGGCAGCAAGCTCTATTATGAGGACGAAGTTGATTCAACGAATATCTATGCCAAGAGTTTGTTGAAGACGGCATCCGACGGCACGATCGTTCTTGCCGATCTGCAGACCGCGGGCAAAGGCCGGCTCGATCGGCCATGGTACTCGCCAGTCGGCGGGATCTGGATGTCGGTGATCCTGAAACCCGAAAAGCCCAATCTGATACCCGTGCTGACGTCGGTTTCCTTATGCGAAACATTCATGACGTACGATATACTGCTTGGTCTGAAGTGGCCTAACGATGTGACGCTCAACAAGAAAAAGGTCGCTGGAATATTGTGCGAGGTTGTCGATCAAAGCGTTATTGTCGGCATCGGGCTGAACCTGAACATCAAGGAGTTCCCGCCGGAATTACGGCATACCGCAACATCGGTCTTCATCGAGACTAAAAAATCCTTTGACAAGATGGCGGTTTTCCAGATGCTCTGCAAGGAGATAGACTACAACTATATGATGCTTAAAGGGGATCACGTATCGCACTTGCTGACAAAATGGCGTCATTACACGATCATGTTGGGAAAAGACGTGATGATCGAACTGCCCGGCAGAAAAGTGACCGGACGGGTTCTTGACATAAGCAGCGACGGCGGACTGGTGATAATGAAACCGGATAACACTATCGAGCGCATCCTCGCCGGCGACTGCCAACTGGTGTCCATGGAAAAAGCAACCAGAGACGATCACGCAAAACCAGGGACATGA
- the coaBC gene encoding bifunctional phosphopantothenoylcysteine decarboxylase/phosphopantothenate--cysteine ligase CoaBC, whose protein sequence is MKILLGITGSIAAYKALELIRLIMKNGDEVKVVLTESACQFVTPLSCQTLSQDEVYHEQFVLSKGIKHLALSDWADVMVVAPATANLIGKAASGIGDDLLTTILLSFPKPILLVPAMDEGMWQNKIISERVAQLKSVGFHILEPDVGPLASGKIGKGRFPSVRLIYLTIKTLMMKRLSLTGMKFLITGGRTEEEIDPIRVVTNRSSGKMALELFDAVNSRGGMTRLILGEIGVEAPACGDIIRVRTAADMLFALKDNIEWCDCLLMSAAIGDYRPRNRSAGKLHGDKLSIQLVKNADMLVSLVPFKKKKIYVGFSLEVADQLNRAKQKMMTKGLDLVVLDTAQALGADSAEFHLLRKKGRIVKLGHQTKQEVAHIILDECQALLRPRK, encoded by the coding sequence TTGAAAATTCTCTTGGGCATAACCGGTTCCATTGCCGCCTACAAGGCGCTGGAACTGATCCGGTTGATCATGAAAAACGGCGACGAAGTGAAGGTCGTGCTGACCGAATCGGCCTGCCAATTCGTGACGCCTCTTTCCTGCCAGACATTATCACAGGACGAAGTTTACCACGAGCAATTCGTCCTGAGCAAAGGAATAAAACATCTGGCCTTATCCGATTGGGCGGATGTCATGGTCGTGGCACCGGCCACCGCCAATCTGATTGGCAAGGCGGCGTCTGGCATCGGCGACGATCTGCTGACAACGATTCTTCTGTCGTTCCCCAAGCCGATTTTACTGGTGCCGGCAATGGACGAGGGCATGTGGCAGAACAAAATAATCTCGGAGCGTGTCGCGCAGCTAAAGTCGGTCGGATTCCATATTCTAGAGCCCGATGTTGGGCCTTTAGCGTCCGGGAAGATCGGTAAAGGAAGATTCCCGTCAGTCCGTCTCATTTACCTGACGATCAAGACCCTAATGATGAAACGACTATCACTGACGGGTATGAAATTTTTGATCACCGGCGGCCGCACCGAAGAGGAGATCGACCCGATACGCGTGGTAACCAACCGTTCGAGCGGTAAGATGGCGCTTGAGCTATTCGACGCGGTAAACAGTCGGGGAGGCATGACGCGTTTGATCCTGGGGGAGATCGGCGTCGAAGCTCCAGCGTGTGGCGATATCATTCGCGTCAGAACGGCAGCCGATATGTTGTTTGCCTTGAAGGATAATATAGAATGGTGCGATTGCCTGTTGATGAGCGCGGCCATTGGTGATTACCGGCCCAGGAACAGAAGCGCCGGTAAGCTGCACGGTGATAAATTAAGCATTCAATTGGTAAAAAACGCCGATATGCTCGTGTCCCTGGTACCGTTCAAGAAGAAGAAAATATACGTAGGATTTTCACTCGAGGTCGCTGACCAGTTGAACCGGGCAAAGCAAAAAATGATGACAAAAGGTCTTGACCTGGTCGTACTTGACACTGCCCAGGCGCTGGGCGCCGATTCCGCAGAATTCCATTTATTAAGAAAGAAAGGCCGTATCGTTAAGCTCGGTCACCAAACCAAGCAGGAGGTCGCTCATATCATATTGGATGAGTGCCAGGCCCTGCTGCGTCCGAGAAAATGA
- the cobO gene encoding cob(I)yrinic acid a,c-diamide adenosyltransferase — protein sequence MIQIYTGNGKGKTTAALGMALRAVGHGKRVIMIQFMKGQIKYGELKAARILKKLVIEQYGRKEFVDRDRPAAIDRELARRGMDRAWQVLKDRHYGIIILDEINVAVEYGLVPAAEVIRFMRKAPKRTELVLTGRYMPPEFIRYADLISEIVEVKHHFEKGVQARCGIEY from the coding sequence ATGATCCAAATATACACGGGAAATGGCAAAGGCAAGACCACGGCTGCGCTGGGCATGGCATTGAGGGCGGTTGGTCACGGCAAAAGAGTGATCATGATACAGTTCATGAAAGGACAGATCAAGTACGGCGAGCTCAAAGCCGCCCGCATCCTTAAGAAACTGGTCATCGAACAGTACGGCAGAAAAGAGTTCGTGGACAGGGACCGGCCTGCCGCTATTGACCGCGAGCTCGCACGCCGGGGGATGGACAGAGCATGGCAGGTCTTGAAGGACCGGCATTACGGTATTATCATTCTGGATGAGATCAATGTCGCAGTAGAGTACGGATTGGTGCCGGCGGCGGAAGTCATCAGGTTCATGCGCAAAGCGCCTAAAAGGACTGAACTGGTGCTCACGGGTCGGTATATGCCGCCCGAATTCATCCGATATGCCGATCTTATAAGTGAAATAGTTGAAGTGAAGCATCATTTCGAAAAGGGCGTCCAGGCGCGATGCGGTATTGAATATTGA
- a CDS encoding ATP-binding cassette domain-containing protein, with the protein MIKVIEVSKRFDDLIVLNKVSFEVGDGRLVVILGPSGTGKTVLLKSIIGLSPLDSGEVFIDGQSVQKASQSQLYEIRKMIGYVFQGAALFDSLNVRDNIALPLDEHTQLGSRDIRKKVTEILAIVGLPGKERLYPRSLSGGMKRLVSVGRALSLDPKYIFYDEPTTGLDPIMKDRIVKLIVNLKRDYKKSGIVVTHDLETARAIGDDIFMLKNGEITKLEKIGKEYYG; encoded by the coding sequence GTGATTAAGGTCATCGAAGTATCAAAGCGGTTTGACGATCTTATCGTACTGAATAAGGTCAGCTTCGAGGTCGGGGACGGCAGGTTGGTGGTGATCCTTGGCCCATCCGGTACCGGAAAGACGGTTCTTTTAAAGTCGATCATCGGACTGTCCCCGCTTGACAGCGGGGAAGTGTTCATCGACGGGCAATCGGTTCAAAAGGCCAGCCAGTCGCAGTTGTACGAGATCCGGAAGATGATCGGTTATGTTTTCCAGGGCGCAGCGCTCTTCGACAGCCTGAACGTCCGCGATAATATCGCGCTGCCGCTAGACGAACACACTCAGCTTGGTTCCCGCGATATCCGGAAAAAAGTTACCGAAATTCTGGCGATCGTCGGACTGCCCGGCAAGGAGCGTTTATATCCCCGTTCATTGTCCGGCGGCATGAAGAGGCTCGTTTCGGTCGGCCGCGCCTTGTCCCTCGATCCCAAATACATTTTTTATGATGAGCCGACAACCGGTCTCGATCCGATCATGAAGGACCGGATCGTGAAATTGATCGTGAATCTCAAACGGGATTACAAAAAGAGTGGCATCGTGGTAACCCACGACCTGGAAACAGCACGGGCGATCGGGGACGATATATTCATGCTCAAGAACGGTGAAATCACGAAATTAGAGAAGATAGGAAAGGAATACTATGGGTAA
- a CDS encoding 3-ketoacyl-CoA thiolase, which produces MSFLRKKIYACAGYNTIAMGTGRKEFHPKKARPGIEHYIKEAGQGAIDQIKNPAALDEGVIGNFAAERFCHQGNLGGFFPMIHETFQYKPCIHVEGACDSGGLALVTAVKTILSDLAQSVLCIGVEVQNTVKAIYGADYLAAAGWFSGERKKGHAYFFPDAFSQRAGAYMNKFGKEKMREGMAQWYVNAIENARKNPKAQEYHNNMPDLHAIGMTAPNPKAFCEFINVFDCSKVSDGGSAIIFASEEGLKKIGVDPGLAVEVVSFAQVQDNITTAPADLTRLRTCEIAAQRAYERAGISPDKLGVLEVHDCFTAAGIMAIEAAGFAKHGEGADYVKAGQTKAGGSIPTNTTGGLIGYGHPTGATGVRQAVDVSHQLIGVAGDCQIKFNPQRPYGMLSSMGGNDKTVVTMVFKKAG; this is translated from the coding sequence ATGTCTTTTTTAAGGAAAAAAATATACGCCTGTGCAGGGTATAATACGATCGCCATGGGGACAGGCCGGAAAGAATTCCATCCCAAAAAAGCAAGGCCTGGTATCGAGCATTACATCAAGGAAGCGGGACAAGGGGCGATCGATCAGATAAAGAACCCGGCGGCCCTTGACGAAGGCGTGATCGGGAACTTCGCGGCGGAGCGGTTCTGTCACCAGGGAAACCTGGGTGGTTTTTTCCCCATGATCCATGAGACTTTCCAGTACAAACCATGCATCCATGTCGAAGGGGCATGTGATTCTGGTGGCCTTGCGCTCGTCACCGCGGTGAAGACGATCCTGTCCGATCTTGCTCAATCGGTTCTCTGTATCGGTGTGGAAGTGCAGAATACGGTAAAGGCTATCTACGGTGCGGATTACCTGGCCGCCGCCGGCTGGTTTTCCGGGGAACGCAAGAAAGGACATGCGTACTTTTTCCCCGATGCCTTTTCACAGCGCGCCGGCGCCTATATGAACAAGTTTGGGAAGGAAAAAATGCGTGAAGGTATGGCGCAATGGTATGTCAATGCCATTGAAAACGCCCGGAAGAATCCCAAGGCCCAGGAATATCATAACAACATGCCTGACCTGCATGCCATCGGAATGACCGCTCCCAATCCTAAAGCATTCTGTGAATTCATTAACGTATTCGATTGCTCCAAAGTCTCAGACGGCGGCTCGGCGATCATATTCGCTTCCGAGGAAGGACTGAAGAAGATCGGCGTTGATCCGGGACTGGCGGTTGAGGTCGTGTCGTTCGCACAGGTACAGGATAATATCACGACCGCACCCGCGGACCTGACCAGACTGCGGACCTGCGAGATCGCCGCCCAGCGCGCATATGAACGGGCCGGGATTTCACCGGACAAGCTGGGTGTGCTGGAAGTCCACGATTGTTTCACGGCAGCCGGCATCATGGCAATTGAAGCAGCCGGTTTTGCCAAGCACGGGGAAGGCGCAGATTATGTAAAAGCGGGTCAGACCAAGGCCGGCGGTTCCATACCCACGAACACGACCGGGGGTTTGATCGGTTACGGCCATCCCACGGGTGCGACCGGTGTAAGGCAAGCCGTCGATGTCTCTCATCAGCTCATTGGGGTGGCCGGTGATTGCCAGATCAAGTTCAATCCACAAAGACCTTACGGCATGCTATCGAGCATGGGTGGCAACGACAAAACAGTGGTTACTATGGTGTTCAAGAAAGCGGGATGA
- the dnaB gene encoding replicative DNA helicase, with protein MEEKRVPPHSLEAEKAVLGAMLLDSNALAKAMEILQESHFYSPANQKIFRAIVELFNRNVAADLVTSTDWLRQNKAIDEIGGPEYLSALVSEVITTANIEHHARVVLDKALKRSVIQISMELLKSGFEDTESAAEVIDYGQNLIFQIKEKGLRKEPVHIRNYIMQILEKAESMRGERLITGVETGYFILDEVTSGFQKGDFIVVAGRPSMGKTAFVLNVAAFAAIKNNIPTAIFSLEMAGESLVQRLLCSEAEVNLRDLRRGRLSNQDWVNLATAAGNLDKAPIFIDDSASASVLELKAKARRLKADSNIQMIMIDYMQLLEGSKSAKMMNSRQQEISEISRALKGLAKELDCPVIVVSQLSRMPEHREDRRPRLADLRESGAIEQDADVVILIYREEVYDQNTEKKGIAEINIAKQRNGPTRTFELGFFGDHMRFGNLLQREEMALEEGGYEPF; from the coding sequence ATGGAAGAAAAAAGAGTTCCTCCCCATTCACTGGAAGCGGAAAAAGCGGTCCTTGGCGCCATGCTTCTCGACAGCAACGCACTGGCCAAGGCCATGGAGATCCTGCAGGAATCACATTTTTATTCACCAGCCAACCAGAAGATCTTCCGGGCGATCGTGGAGCTGTTCAATCGTAATGTCGCAGCCGATCTGGTGACCTCGACTGACTGGCTGAGGCAGAACAAGGCGATCGACGAGATCGGCGGTCCAGAATACCTTTCAGCGCTTGTGTCCGAAGTCATAACCACCGCCAACATCGAGCATCACGCCCGGGTTGTGCTCGACAAGGCGCTTAAGCGGAGCGTGATCCAGATATCCATGGAACTCTTAAAGAGCGGTTTTGAGGATACCGAGAGCGCGGCTGAAGTGATCGATTACGGCCAGAACCTTATTTTCCAGATCAAAGAAAAAGGATTGAGGAAAGAACCGGTCCACATTCGCAATTACATCATGCAGATCCTGGAGAAAGCCGAATCGATGCGCGGCGAGCGCCTGATCACGGGCGTCGAAACCGGGTATTTTATCCTTGACGAGGTGACATCCGGTTTTCAGAAAGGGGATTTCATCGTGGTCGCGGGGCGTCCGTCCATGGGCAAGACGGCTTTTGTTCTGAATGTTGCGGCTTTCGCGGCGATCAAGAACAATATCCCCACCGCGATATTTTCGCTCGAAATGGCGGGCGAATCCCTCGTGCAGCGTCTGCTGTGCAGCGAGGCTGAGGTCAACCTTCGCGACTTGCGGCGCGGCCGGTTGTCCAACCAGGACTGGGTTAACCTCGCGACCGCGGCCGGCAATCTGGACAAAGCTCCCATTTTTATCGATGATTCGGCCAGCGCCTCGGTGCTTGAGCTGAAAGCCAAGGCCCGCAGGCTCAAAGCCGACAGTAATATTCAAATGATCATGATCGATTACATGCAGTTGCTGGAAGGATCGAAATCCGCCAAGATGATGAACTCCAGGCAGCAGGAGATCTCGGAAATATCCAGGGCGCTTAAGGGACTGGCCAAAGAGCTGGATTGCCCGGTTATCGTGGTCTCTCAGCTCTCGCGCATGCCGGAACACCGCGAAGACCGGAGGCCGCGTTTGGCCGATCTGAGGGAAAGCGGCGCCATCGAGCAGGATGCCGACGTCGTGATATTGATATACCGCGAAGAGGTCTATGATCAGAATACGGAAAAGAAGGGGATCGCCGAGATCAATATCGCCAAGCAGCGCAATGGTCCGACCCGGACGTTTGAACTGGGATTCTTCGGCGATCATATGCGGTTTGGCAATCTGCTGCAGCGCGAAGAGATGGCGTTGGAAGAAGGGGGGTATGAACCTTTTTAG
- the radA gene encoding DNA repair protein RadA, which yields MKTQFVCQNCGAFSMKWMGRCPSCGTFDSMVEEQLDEKSASSRRKSAFKPALLSDIPIGLEERRSVGLHEVDRVLGGGFVKGSVVLLGGDPGIGKSTLTLQIAEKMASGNGKALYISGEESSIQVRLRAQRLKIAGDGIVFLPETEMESILEQAETMMPAFLIIDSIQTVYKSSMNSSPGSVGQVRECCSDIMKFAKDRGIPTIIIGHVTKFGAIAGPKTLEHIVDTVLYFEGEKDQQYRILRASKNRFGSTNEIGVFEMTADGLVEVENPTSIFVTDSQASGSVIVSIMEGTRPLLLEVQALTNPTYFNYPQRVATGIDYKRLTMLLAVLERRVGINVFGLDCFLNVVGGIKVFETAIDLGIIVAVASAVRNKPVAKGTVIIGEVGLGGEVRSVWGIENRLREADKLGLQTAIIPAKSPSPQGIKLNVIRVAEARQAVEQLMNS from the coding sequence ATGAAAACTCAGTTCGTATGCCAAAACTGCGGCGCCTTTTCCATGAAGTGGATGGGTCGCTGTCCTTCCTGCGGGACTTTTGATTCGATGGTGGAAGAGCAATTGGATGAAAAAAGCGCGTCGTCGAGACGGAAGTCAGCATTCAAGCCGGCACTTTTATCCGACATACCAATCGGGCTGGAGGAGCGGCGATCCGTTGGGCTTCATGAGGTCGATCGTGTGCTGGGCGGCGGTTTTGTTAAAGGCTCGGTCGTTTTGCTCGGCGGCGATCCGGGCATAGGTAAATCCACGCTTACCCTGCAGATCGCTGAAAAAATGGCATCAGGCAACGGAAAGGCACTGTACATAAGTGGCGAAGAATCATCAATCCAGGTGCGGCTCCGCGCTCAGCGTTTAAAGATCGCTGGTGACGGAATCGTTTTCCTGCCTGAAACGGAAATGGAATCGATTCTTGAACAGGCGGAAACCATGATGCCGGCTTTCTTGATCATTGATTCGATACAGACCGTCTATAAATCGAGCATGAACTCGTCTCCCGGCAGTGTCGGGCAGGTCCGGGAATGCTGCAGCGATATCATGAAGTTTGCCAAAGACAGGGGCATACCGACCATCATTATCGGCCACGTGACGAAATTCGGCGCGATCGCGGGGCCCAAAACGCTGGAACATATTGTGGACACGGTACTTTATTTCGAAGGTGAAAAAGATCAGCAGTACCGGATCCTGAGAGCGTCTAAGAACCGCTTTGGTTCCACGAACGAGATCGGTGTCTTTGAGATGACCGCAGATGGACTGGTCGAAGTCGAAAACCCGACCAGCATCTTCGTGACCGATAGTCAGGCTTCAGGATCGGTTATCGTCAGTATCATGGAAGGAACGCGGCCTTTACTCCTGGAGGTGCAGGCTTTGACAAATCCCACTTATTTTAACTATCCGCAGAGAGTGGCGACGGGGATCGATTACAAGAGACTGACCATGCTACTTGCGGTCCTTGAACGCAGAGTGGGTATCAATGTTTTTGGTCTGGATTGTTTCCTTAATGTCGTGGGCGGCATTAAGGTCTTTGAAACAGCAATCGATCTAGGCATTATCGTTGCGGTTGCATCGGCGGTCAGGAATAAACCGGTTGCCAAGGGCACGGTGATTATCGGCGAGGTCGGACTTGGCGGCGAGGTCCGGTCAGTATGGGGGATAGAGAACCGTCTGCGGGAAGCCGATAAACTCGGTCTGCAGACTGCGATAATACCGGCTAAAAGTCCTTCACCGCAGGGCATAAAATTGAACGTGATACGCGTCGCTGAAGCGCGTCAAGCAGTGGAACAACTAATGAATTCGTAG
- a CDS encoding ABC transporter permease, with protein MNLFSSIANYALFFIRSVFLPWRLHKTGFLILEQIYDVGFGSLPLILVIATFVGLVSTVQTLYQIVGAGTVPKYILGYTVGRMVLIELGPVLTALMVSGRCASSMAAEIGTMRVTEQIDALEAMAINPYRFLNLPRIIGTFIAVPILAVIAEFDALLCGGAYAHFFLGVPFSVFNYGLIHFFFSRDLYGGLIKTLFFSIVIATSGCYFGFNVKGGARGVGNASTKAVVTASIMILILDFLVALIVFR; from the coding sequence ATGAACCTTTTTAGCTCGATCGCGAATTACGCTCTGTTCTTTATCAGGAGCGTATTTTTGCCCTGGCGCCTGCACAAGACCGGCTTCCTGATCCTTGAACAGATCTACGATGTCGGCTTCGGTTCTCTGCCATTGATCCTTGTGATCGCGACGTTCGTGGGACTGGTATCGACCGTGCAGACCCTCTACCAGATCGTGGGAGCCGGTACGGTACCGAAATATATTCTGGGCTACACGGTTGGCCGGATGGTGCTCATCGAGCTGGGACCTGTTCTCACCGCGCTTATGGTCAGCGGCCGCTGTGCATCGTCGATGGCAGCGGAGATCGGGACCATGCGCGTGACCGAGCAGATCGACGCGCTCGAAGCCATGGCCATAAATCCTTACCGTTTTCTCAACCTGCCCCGTATCATCGGGACGTTCATCGCTGTTCCAATACTGGCGGTCATCGCCGAATTCGATGCTTTACTCTGCGGGGGCGCGTATGCTCATTTTTTTCTCGGCGTGCCGTTCAGCGTGTTCAATTACGGCCTTATCCATTTTTTCTTTTCGCGCGATCTATACGGCGGTTTGATAAAGACCCTGTTCTTTTCGATTGTTATCGCGACTTCTGGCTGTTATTTCGGGTTCAATGTAAAAGGCGGAGCGCGGGGAGTTGGGAACGCATCGACCAAAGCGGTGGTTACCGCATCGATCATGATCCTTATCCTCGACTTCCTGGTCGCCCTGATCGTTTTCCGGTGA
- a CDS encoding 3-hydroxyacyl-CoA dehydrogenase family protein has product MSLDERLQNVSVIGAAGKMGSGIAALIAQEIARLKFKPENRDKVYRLNLIDISEKAIDGLKGYLKSQLVKAAEKTIVQLRDAYKDRDDLIENSDIVNAYIDDASQSLNYGTELALAKNSHIIFEAIVEDQKLKVKIYKQLSKICSPETVFLTNTSSIPIGYINDNAGLGGRLIGCHFYNPPVVQKLVEVIAPEKTTDELKELMLDLGKRLRKTLVNANDISGFIGNGHFMRDGLYALAEVERLKSSYKYPGAVYAVNKVTQDFMLRPMGIFQLIDYVGIDVFQLILKVMRTHLHDETLRNKIVDKMVKQGIRGGQFPDGSQKDGFLKYEKSRPVGIYDIRKMEYVALSDEWRKKYDAKLGGLPVGFVPWKALLGNPRKDDLLKSHFENLKKMQTPGVDLALNFMKRTKAIGELLVKQGVAKSASDVNAVLINGFYWVYGPINEYV; this is encoded by the coding sequence ATGTCCTTGGATGAAAGACTGCAGAACGTATCCGTCATAGGAGCGGCAGGTAAAATGGGCAGCGGCATCGCCGCTTTGATCGCGCAGGAGATCGCCCGACTCAAGTTCAAGCCCGAAAACCGGGACAAGGTCTACCGGTTGAACCTGATCGATATAAGTGAAAAAGCGATCGACGGACTGAAAGGTTATTTGAAAAGCCAGCTTGTGAAAGCCGCCGAGAAAACGATCGTCCAGCTGCGCGATGCCTACAAAGATCGCGATGATCTTATCGAGAACAGCGATATCGTGAACGCCTATATCGATGACGCGAGTCAGAGCCTTAACTATGGCACTGAACTGGCGCTGGCTAAGAACAGCCATATCATATTTGAGGCGATCGTCGAAGATCAAAAACTAAAAGTGAAGATCTACAAGCAGCTCAGTAAGATCTGTTCGCCCGAGACCGTTTTTTTAACGAACACTTCAAGCATTCCCATCGGGTACATAAACGACAACGCGGGACTGGGAGGACGGCTTATCGGTTGCCATTTCTACAATCCGCCGGTCGTTCAGAAACTGGTCGAAGTGATCGCTCCGGAGAAAACCACTGATGAGTTGAAAGAATTGATGCTGGACCTCGGCAAAAGACTGCGCAAGACACTGGTGAATGCCAATGATATTTCCGGTTTCATCGGTAACGGGCATTTCATGCGCGATGGTTTGTACGCGCTGGCTGAGGTCGAACGCCTGAAAAGCAGCTACAAGTATCCCGGGGCGGTGTATGCCGTTAACAAGGTCACCCAGGACTTCATGCTGCGTCCGATGGGAATATTCCAGCTTATCGACTATGTGGGCATTGATGTTTTCCAGCTGATCCTGAAAGTCATGCGTACCCATCTTCACGATGAAACATTGCGCAACAAGATCGTCGATAAAATGGTCAAACAAGGGATACGGGGCGGCCAATTCCCTGATGGGTCGCAGAAAGACGGATTCCTTAAATATGAAAAGAGCCGGCCTGTGGGCATCTATGACATCCGCAAAATGGAGTATGTCGCATTAAGCGATGAATGGCGAAAGAAATATGACGCCAAACTGGGCGGATTGCCGGTCGGGTTTGTACCCTGGAAAGCGCTTCTTGGTAATCCCAGGAAGGACGATCTGCTCAAGAGCCATTTTGAAAATCTCAAGAAGATGCAGACGCCCGGAGTCGATCTGGCTTTGAACTTCATGAAGAGAACGAAAGCGATCGGTGAACTGCTGGTAAAACAGGGGGTTGCAAAGTCGGCCAGCGACGTCAATGCCGTACTGATCAACGGGTTTTACTGGGTGTATGGACCGATAAACGAGTACGTTTAA